One window from the genome of Helicobacter pylori encodes:
- the glnA gene encoding type I glutamate--ammonia ligase produces the protein MIVRTQNSESKIKEFFEFCKENEVEFVDFRFSDIKGTWNHIAYSFGALTHGMFKEGIPFDASCFKGWQGIEHSDMILTPDLVRYFIDPFSADVSAVVFCDVYDVYKNQPYEKCPRSIAKKALQHLKDSGLGDVAYFGAESEFFIFDSIKIKDASNSQYYEVDSEEGEWNRDKSFENGVNFGHRPGKQGGYMPVPPTDTMMDIRTEIVKVLNQVGLETFVVHHEVAQAQGEVGVKFGDLVEAADNVQKLKYVVKMVAHLNGKTATFMPKPLYGDNGSGMHTHVSVWKNNENLFSGETYKGLSELALHFLGGVLRHARGLAAFTNASTNSYKRLIPGYEAPSILTYSANNRSASVRIPYGISKNSARFEFRFPDSSSNPYLAFAAILMAGMDGVKNKMDPGEAMDINLFKLTLDEIREKGIKQMPHTLRRSLEEMLADKQYLKEGQVFSEEFIQAYQSLKFNAEVFPWESKPHPFEFITTYSC, from the coding sequence ATGATAGTAAGAACTCAAAATAGTGAAAGCAAAATCAAAGAGTTTTTTGAATTTTGCAAAGAAAATGAAGTGGAATTTGTGGATTTTAGATTCAGCGATATTAAAGGCACTTGGAATCACATCGCTTATTCTTTTGGGGCTTTAACGCATGGCATGTTTAAAGAGGGGATTCCTTTTGATGCGAGTTGTTTTAAAGGCTGGCAAGGCATTGAACACTCCGATATGATTTTAACCCCCGATTTGGTGCGTTATTTCATTGACCCTTTTAGCGCGGATGTGAGCGCGGTCGTGTTTTGCGATGTGTATGATGTGTATAAAAACCAACCTTATGAAAAATGCCCTAGAAGTATCGCTAAAAAAGCCTTACAACATTTAAAAGATTCAGGTTTGGGCGATGTGGCTTATTTTGGCGCGGAGAGCGAATTTTTCATCTTTGATTCCATTAAAATTAAAGACGCTTCCAATTCCCAATACTACGAAGTGGATAGCGAAGAGGGTGAATGGAATCGGGATAAGAGCTTTGAAAATGGCGTGAATTTTGGGCATAGACCAGGCAAGCAAGGGGGCTATATGCCTGTGCCGCCAACGGATACGATGATGGATATTCGCACAGAAATCGTGAAAGTCTTAAACCAAGTGGGGTTAGAAACTTTTGTCGTCCATCATGAAGTCGCACAAGCGCAAGGCGAAGTGGGCGTGAAATTTGGGGATTTAGTGGAAGCCGCTGATAATGTCCAAAAACTCAAATATGTGGTTAAAATGGTCGCTCATTTAAACGGGAAAACCGCCACTTTCATGCCAAAACCCCTATATGGGGATAACGGGAGCGGGATGCACACCCATGTGAGCGTTTGGAAAAACAACGAAAACCTTTTTAGCGGCGAAACTTACAAGGGCTTGAGTGAGTTGGCGTTGCATTTTTTAGGGGGCGTGTTGCGCCACGCTAGAGGGTTGGCCGCTTTCACTAACGCTTCCACTAACTCTTACAAACGCCTGATTCCGGGATATGAAGCCCCATCTATTTTAACTTATTCGGCTAATAACAGGAGTGCGAGCGTGCGTATCCCTTATGGGATTTCTAAAAATAGTGCTAGGTTTGAATTCAGGTTTCCTGACAGCTCATCAAACCCCTACTTGGCTTTTGCAGCGATTTTAATGGCAGGCATGGATGGCGTTAAAAATAAAATGGATCCCGGCGAAGCGATGGATATCAACCTTTTCAAATTGACTTTAGATGAAATTAGGGAAAAAGGTATCAAACAAATGCCTCACACTTTAAGGAGATCGTTAGAAGAAATGCTAGCCGATAAGCAGTATTTGAAAGAAGGTCAGGTCTTTAGCGAAGAATTTATTCAAGCTTATCAGTCTCTTAAATTCAACGCTGAAGTGTTCCCATGGGAGAGCAAGCCCCATCCTTTTGAATTTATCACCACTTATTCATGCTAA
- a CDS encoding urease-enhancing factor: MKTIRNSVFIGYSLLGGCASVETRFDALRVACIKDAVIEKEVCYTPKDFSSPYHTD; this comes from the coding sequence ATGAAAACCATTAGAAATAGCGTGTTCATTGGATATTCTTTACTCGGCGGTTGCGCTAGTGTTGAGACTCGTTTTGACGCTTTGCGTGTCGCTTGCATTAAAGACGCTGTTATAGAGAAAGAAGTGTGCTACACGCCCAAAGATTTTAGTAGCCCTTACCACACTGACTAA
- a CDS encoding DUF262 and DUF1524 domain-containing protein, whose translation MKAREATLLEFFEQNQNNQFVIPIYQRLYSWGKEQCEQLWDDIIKIGGNDKMNGHFIGSILYARVDDTHSSPLLIIDGQQRLTTITLLFIALRDHLNDEDELLEKFSHQKIQNRYLINSDEKGDKKFRLILSESDKDTLLSLIDKDRRKPSEPSSKIMENFKLFEEWIRKNTDKLETIFKGLEKLMIVWIALKKEKDDPQLIFESMNSKGIELTQADLIRNYIIMETEVGKQEGFYNQYWRAMEEDFKQSKKQSKKEDLFNKFVRHYLTIKIGKIPNEKRVYEAFKRYQQERGIETEVLLQDLQKYCGYFCQIAFKKEADKDLNKALSFLVDLEMDVVYPLLLELYGDYKDDILSKQDFIPIIYLTESYICRRAVCGLGTNSFNKVFPFVTKHIQKDDYFKSLKAHFFYLTEKQRFPNNDEFKKLFITIDFYNFQKKKYFFERLENKDNTKEPVNTKECTIEHIMPQTLTEEWERDLGENFQAIHDKYLHTIGNLTLTGYNPEYRNKSFQEKRDMEKGFKQSPLRLNQSLKDLEVFGEKEIEKRANDLADFALKIWTYPNLEAETLEGYKSKKEKKVYDLSSYKFSSDSRELFDILRKEIKALDERITEKFNQQYIAYKFCKINFVDIVVQEKGLKLYLKMELNELQDEIKEKLKIRDVSNIGRPCVGNMEVELETKENIPYCLGLIKQILEKQMGGRNGQ comes from the coding sequence ATGAAAGCAAGAGAAGCCACACTATTAGAATTTTTTGAACAAAATCAAAACAATCAATTTGTCATCCCCATCTATCAGAGGTTGTATAGTTGGGGAAAGGAGCAATGCGAACAATTATGGGATGATATTATAAAAATTGGCGGAAATGATAAGATGAATGGGCATTTTATCGGTTCTATTTTGTATGCACGAGTTGATGATACGCACTCTAGCCCATTACTCATCATTGACGGCCAACAAAGGCTCACTACTATCACGCTTTTGTTTATCGCTTTAAGGGATCATTTAAACGATGAAGATGAATTGTTAGAAAAATTTTCGCACCAAAAAATCCAGAATCGCTACCTCATTAACAGCGATGAGAAAGGCGATAAAAAATTCAGACTCATCTTATCAGAGTCTGATAAAGACACCTTGCTATCTTTGATTGATAAAGACAGAAGAAAACCGAGCGAGCCTTCATCAAAAATAATGGAAAATTTTAAATTATTTGAAGAATGGATCCGTAAAAACACCGACAAACTAGAAACGATTTTTAAAGGATTAGAAAAACTCATGATAGTTTGGATTGCTTTAAAGAAAGAAAAAGATGATCCTCAACTTATTTTTGAGAGCATGAACTCAAAAGGTATCGAACTCACGCAAGCGGATTTGATCAGAAACTATATCATAATGGAAACAGAGGTTGGAAAACAAGAAGGCTTTTATAATCAATATTGGAGGGCTATGGAGGAGGATTTTAAACAGAGTAAGAAACAGAGTAAGAAAGAGGATTTGTTTAATAAATTTGTCCGGCATTATCTCACGATCAAAATAGGAAAAATTCCCAATGAGAAAAGAGTTTATGAAGCTTTCAAGCGTTACCAACAAGAAAGGGGGATAGAGACAGAGGTATTGCTCCAAGATTTGCAAAAATATTGCGGGTATTTTTGCCAGATTGCGTTCAAAAAAGAAGCCGATAAAGATTTAAACAAGGCTTTAAGTTTTCTTGTAGATTTGGAAATGGATGTGGTGTATCCGCTATTACTAGAGCTTTATGGCGATTATAAGGATGACATTTTATCCAAGCAGGATTTTATCCCTATTATCTATTTAACAGAGAGCTATATTTGCAGAAGGGCGGTGTGCGGGCTTGGCACAAATAGTTTCAATAAAGTCTTTCCCTTTGTTACAAAGCACATCCAAAAAGATGATTATTTTAAAAGCCTAAAGGCGCATTTTTTCTATCTGACAGAAAAACAAAGATTTCCAAACAATGACGAGTTTAAAAAGCTTTTTATTACGATAGATTTTTATAATTTTCAAAAAAAGAAATACTTTTTTGAAAGGCTAGAAAATAAAGATAATACAAAAGAGCCGGTCAATACTAAGGAATGCACTATTGAGCACATCATGCCTCAAACACTCACAGAAGAATGGGAAAGGGATTTGGGTGAAAATTTTCAAGCAATACACGATAAATACCTCCACACAATAGGGAATCTCACTCTAACCGGTTATAACCCAGAGTATAGGAACAAATCTTTCCAAGAAAAAAGAGATATGGAGAAGGGCTTCAAACAAAGCCCGTTGAGACTCAATCAAAGTTTGAAAGATTTGGAAGTTTTTGGCGAAAAAGAGATTGAAAAAAGAGCTAATGATTTAGCGGATTTTGCTTTAAAGATTTGGACTTACCCCAATCTAGAGGCAGAAACATTAGAGGGATATAAATCTAAGAAAGAAAAAAAGGTTTATGATTTAAGCTCTTATAAGTTTAGCTCTGATTCAAGGGAGTTATTTGATATTTTAAGAAAAGAGATTAAAGCTCTTGATGAAAGGATAACTGAAAAATTTAATCAACAATATATAGCTTATAAGTTTTGTAAAATAAATTTTGTGGATATTGTTGTGCAAGAAAAAGGCTTAAAATTGTATTTAAAAATGGAATTGAATGAATTGCAAGATGAAATAAAGGAAAAACTAAAAATTAGAGATGTTTCTAATATCGGTCGTCCATGCGTTGGAAACATGGAAGTAGAGCTAGAAACAAAAGAGAATATCCCTTATTGTTTGGGGTTGATCAAACAA